TTTTGGGACAAACCCAACACAAAAATGCTGTGCAGACAGGAATTACAAATATCGGAAAATCATTTTTTGTAGATGTGTTTTTTGTTAATATCGGTTTGGAATTCAATCTTTTTGATATTGAAGCAGAACCATTCTTTTTGACCGGTTTTGTTCTTTTGGCTATTTTTGGAAAAATAATCGGAAGCGGAGTAGGAGCCAAACTTACAAATTTCGATCTGATCAGATCATTTAGAATTGGATCGGGAATGATCCCACGAGGAGAAGTAGCATTAATAGTTGCGAATATGGCTTTGGAAAAAGGTCTTGTTTCCACCGATATACTTTCCGCAACTATTATGATGGTAATCGTATCAGCTTTGATAACACCTTTTTTGTTGAAAATTGGATTCACCAAAATGGGCAAAAAAAGTTTTGCAGATAATAATTAATTAATTTTTTTTAGGAGACCTTATGTGGAGAAAAAGCATAAATAAAAATCTTATCATTATCAATCCTGATGTAAGTTCCAAAAAAGAACTATTTGAGGAAATGGTCAATCATGTTTATAATCTTGACCTGGTGATGAACAAAAAGAAATTCTTGAATGCGCTTTTGGAACGTGAAAAAATGGCCAATACAGAATTGATACCGGGAATAGCACTTCCTCATGCCAGAACAAATGCTACAAACAAAATGTTTATTAGTATTGTCATCCTAAAAAAAGGTTTGGATTATGGCAATCCTGACATGGGGCCGGTGAGAATAATTTTCTTTTTCGGCTGTGATGAAGATCACAACAAAGAATATCTGCAACTTCTGGCAAAATCTAACCGTATCCTGAAAATGAAAGGTTTCCAGGAAAAACTTCTGCAAAGTAATAAACCTGAAGAAATTATGGAACTCCTCACAGCTTTTGATGATGAAATTGATGAAAGTGAAGAAGGCAGGAACTACCTGCTATTATTCACATTGAACATTCCTGACAAAACTACAGAAGTTATGAACAGCATGGTAGAATTGGGTATTACAAATGCATCGATTGTTGACTCTACTTCAATGGCAAAAACGCTGGCTTATGAAATGCCGATATTTGCTGGCCTCAGCTACATGGCTCAGGGAAAATCAAAACGATCCAGCCTGATTTTTGCACATATCGAAAACAGAAATCTGGCCAAAAAACTGGCGAAACTTCTGAAAGAAAACGGCATCGATCTAACCAAAAAAGGTGTGGGATTTCTTCAAACGATCAAGGTGGAAGATATTATCGGAAACTTCGAAGAAGATATAGATTTATAAAAAAATGAATAATCTGATTCTTATTGAATATTGGAGTTGAATAATGATTCATTCAAACATTTTACTTGACGATGATTTTAAAATATTAGTTTTCTTGTCGCAGGAGTCTGAATGAAAAAGTTATTAATAGTTGTAACATTGATTATCAGCGGAATCCTCTGGTCTGCAGAATACACCGTACAGCTTAGCTGGGACGAGTTTGAAGGCGAATGCAACGGATTTATGAGTGGACACATCGGCAAAGAACATGCTTTTGTAAGTGGTGGCGGCAGCGACGAAAAACTGGATGGAAAATTGATTTCAGTCGGT
The genomic region above belongs to Candidatus Cloacimonadota bacterium and contains:
- a CDS encoding PTS sugar transporter subunit IIA → MWRKSINKNLIIINPDVSSKKELFEEMVNHVYNLDLVMNKKKFLNALLEREKMANTELIPGIALPHARTNATNKMFISIVILKKGLDYGNPDMGPVRIIFFFGCDEDHNKEYLQLLAKSNRILKMKGFQEKLLQSNKPEEIMELLTAFDDEIDESEEGRNYLLLFTLNIPDKTTEVMNSMVELGITNASIVDSTSMAKTLAYEMPIFAGLSYMAQGKSKRSSLIFAHIENRNLAKKLAKLLKENGIDLTKKGVGFLQTIKVEDIIGNFEEDIDL